Part of the Leptodactylus fuscus isolate aLepFus1 chromosome 6, aLepFus1.hap2, whole genome shotgun sequence genome, ACAATGGCGGCTGTCCGCTGCCTTCCCTTCTATCCCCCTGTAGAGGCCTGTCTCTTGTCACAGTCTCACAATGGCGGCTGTCCGCTGCCTTCCCATCTATCTCCCTGTAGAGGCCTGTCTCCTATCAGAGTCTCACAATGGCGGCTGTCCGCTGCCTTCCCTTCTATCCTCCTGTAGAGGCCTGTCTCCTGTCACAGTCTCACAATGGCGGCTGTCCGCTGCCTTCCCTTCTATCTCCCTGTAGAGGCCTGTCTCTTGTCACAGTCTCACAATGGCGGCTGTCCGCTGCCTTCCCTTCTATCTCCCTGTAGAGGCCTGTCTCTTGTCACAGTCTCACAATGGCGGCTGTCCGCTGCCTTCCCTTCTATCTCCCTGTAGAGGCCTGTCTCTTGTCACAGTCTCACAATGGCGGCTGTCCGCTGCCTTCCCATCTATCTCCCTGTAGAGGCCTGTCTCCTGTCAGAGTCTCACAATGGCGGCTGTCCGCTGCCTTCCCTTCTATCTCCCTGTAGAGGCCTGTCTCTTGTCACAGTCTCACAATGGCGGCTGTCCGCTGCCTTCCCTTCTATCCTCCTGTAGAGGCCTGTCTCCTGTCACAGTCTCACAATGGCGGCTGTCCGCTGCCttcccttctatctccttgtagagGCCTGTCTGCTGTCATAGTCTCACAATGGCGGCTGTCCGCTGCCTTCCCTCCTATCCCCCTGTAGAGGCCTGTCTCCTGTCACAGTCTCACAATGGCGGCTGTCCGCTGCCttcccttctatctccttgtagagGCCTGTCTGCTGTCATAGTCTCACAATGGCGGCTGTCCGCTGCCTTCCCTTCTATCCCCCTGTAGAGGCCTGTCTCTTGTCACAGTCTCACAATGGCGGCTGTCCGCTGCCTTCCCTCCTATCCCCCTGTAGAGGCCTATCTCCTGTCATAGTCTCACAATGGCGGCTGTCCGCTGCCTTCCCTCCTATCCCCCTGTAGAGGCCTATCTCCTGTCATAGTCTCACAATGGCGGCTGTCCGCTGCCttcccttctatctccttgtagagGCCTGTCTCCTGTCACAGTCTCACAATGGCGGCTGTCCGCTGCCttcccttctatctccttgtagagGCCTGTCTGCTGTCATAGTCTCACAATGGCGGCTGTCCGCTGCCTTCCCTCCTATCCCCCTGTAGAGGCCTGTCTCCTGTCACAGTCTCACATACCAGTCTTTGCTGCCATCACCATCCTTTTCTGACTGGCTGAAATCTTACCTCCTCATAACACTTAGCTCCTCCCCATAACATGTGACTTTCCGAGAAGCCGTCATTGGTTGGCTGCCCTGTCAGTACTCCTTCCCATAAAACTCACTAAAACCTTTACTGATGTTGTCCCTGGAAGAAAATTCACAATTAAGTAAGACAAGGAAAGAAATGGGAATAACATCAGAAAAACCGCTTACATTGAAAATGTAGAAATAACGGGATAACAAAATTGCTTCAATCTCAGAAACCTTATGTGATAGAGCAAAACTAAGCAGATTTTTGGAATCAGCACATCAAACCCCACAAAACAGATTTATTACCTTTGCTGATGATTTTCTTgtgttgaccagtgttataggcCAAAATGtcattcttagggtgcattcacacttcggatacgctgactgattctgaacgttaaaacacgttcagaatcagcgcgtataaagcagatcccattcatttcaatgggagccggcatacgagcgcttcattccgagccgagcgcttacgccgtgtgaatgggagcgctcgtagagtaaaaagcagcccattaatttcaatggggagcgctcgtatgccggctcccattgaaatgaataggatctgctttatacgcgctgattctgaacatgttttaacgttcagaatcagtcagcgtatccgaagtgtgaaggcacccttaaaaaaaaaaaatagtgaaaagCCTTTAatatctaaggctatgttcacactgctgtcTTTTCTGTCACTTGTCTGATCCATTGTAGGATCAGAGCAAAGGACAGAAAAGCAGACAGAATGGTGCAGATGGAGCGCTGTCCATTTACATGTTTCACCATTCactgaaatattaaaaatatgacCGAGACTTTAGAAACTAGCTGCCTCGGTTCTGCTGACGTAGGAACGTGATTGGAAGAGGTCTAGAGATGGGCCAAACCACTTGTACCGAGCCGGGTGCAATCAGAATATTCCATATTGTTCCAATGTTTATTAGGAAACAtaaaaatggagatttgtctctgATAAACTAAAATGCCTGCcacattataccctggggtctcttcagatcccagagtatattatagtctatggggtccgtgtggtttcttagataaccactttttaatgcgtgtaggtttccattcaggaatggaaacctgaacgcagatgtgaaccgagcctgctATTACGATTTTCCTTCATTTTTGAATAATTTTACGGAATGGATTATGCGATCGGaatgattaaaaactaaaaataaatcacacTTCACTACAAGGCGGACTTGTGATGCTGGAACGcgctggaattttccctcctctcgTCGCACCTCACACAAGATACGAGAAACGAGAGTGATGACGTGACTCgcactgttgttgtttttttaagtgCGGTGAGGCGGGATATTTAAATTACAGcatttgttttgaatttagacagtaattaaaatatgtaaaatacttcctaaaaatattttaattacaaaatacaaatacctgacaagtattttaatTACTATTTTAATTTCTTGTAATTTAAGTACTCCCGAACACTGCCAGTAGATGATTAACAAAACCTTTTATTAGATCGAAACACACAATGCGTTTCGCATCATGCatccagccagtggcgtaactaggaatagcggggtcccgtggcgaacttttgacatggggcccccccgacactgaagatctcgaccgagtccctcctacgcattcctgcgcgctctattatgttccatagtggcccctgcacacagtattatacccaatagtggcccctgcacacagtattatgtcccttagtggcccctgcacacagtattatgtcccatagtggcccctgcacacactattatgtcccatagtggcccctgcacacagtattatacccaatagtggcccctgcacacagtattatacccaatagtggcccctgcacacagtattatacccaatagtggcccctgcacacagtattatccaccatagtggcccctgcacacagtattatgtcccatagtggcccctgcacacagtattatgtccctcagtggcccctacaggactaaatactgtcacgtcacccgctgaccgctataccaggacaaattgtggataaaaaatctggtcatgtgcattacaatttagtaactccatgtgcctcatattaatagcagttaaccccatcatctccctcacattaacccctgtgtgcctcaccataagagttactgatatgtgagagacatggaggtaataataaagtatcttcattattattacccccatatgtcttacatatcagtaactcttatggtgaggcacacaggggttaatgtgagggagatgatggggttaactgctattaatatgaggcacatggagttactaaaacacaagtaatccccccatatgcctgacattaataagtaaccccagaacgtacctgtgtagctttagtttcattttccttcttcctttcttcctcttcagtgcaggacggcaggagctcggcagggataagccccgcctcctcctctcattggtgggcagaggacagcagagaaagggaggggggagagagggggagcatcctgaagcgctgagaggagccagagctgcagctcctgtgtctcagccgttgctgcagcttcggggccccctgttggtggaaagtattccaccaacagggggccccgatcattatactcgggggtctgaaaagacctccgagaataatgatagcagcggtagcagctgtcaccgggcccctaatgtcccgggccctgtggcagctgctaccgctgctatggtggtagttacgccactgcatccaGCCATCCACAGCAGTTCTTATGCACTTGATAAAAGGGCAATCCCtgcccgaaacgtgttgtgtgttCCGAACTAATAAAAGGTTTTGTTAATCATCTACTGGGTGAAGCTCGGATTCTTTACCTTGGTCCTTGGTTTTGCCTTTACTCATAGTCTTCTATGGGTGAGTCCATTCCgcaaacactgaacagaataggacctgctctatattttgtggcGCAGACTCACGGCCCACTCACTGATCAGTAGAAATCATGTGTGCATgtgcccataggaatgaataggtcATTGTGCTATGCGGGAAAAACACAGGTAGCACACTGATCTCGCCCACGGTCGTATTCAAGAGGCCTAAATGTCTTTCAGGTAGTCATCACCAGTCACAAAACAGCCCAAGCAGGATTTTTTTGTAGGGATAGACAGAGTAACTTGAAGGTCCTGGGTCACAATGTGCAATCTGTATTGGGGCCTCTCGCTtctttgtgccatttagaatagtggtataacATATGTGGCGGAGAGGACTATGGGGCCACCTCAGGGTCCAGAGCTGTTAGCATTTACTACAATACAtcctctatagctacacccctggggATAGAGATAAAGGCTTGAGAAGAGTGGACATCAGAGATAGATACTAGGGAGAGATGGGAGTCAGTACAGTGACTCATTGGACCCGTATATAATTATATGAATGTAAAACCTTAACCTTGGTGACTTACTCCTTAATACCCAAGAATGACCAAAAGCGTATctgtggtataagtggggtaggccacagctttatttgaaTAATAAAccagaaaataaacaaacatatgtAAATGTGTGTGTCCATGCCCCTCCTCCGAgtacctcttcctcttcctcctggatgctccgctgcgatccagcgagcatgtaggccAATGTTTCCTGTATCTGGGCATGGACCCTCCCGCCAGCTGTGACAACGAACCTGCaagacataaaaacaaaaccagaaACCGGTCCATGACAAAAACCAGAAGGGCAGGGTGGGTGGGTGTTCCTCTCACCAGCGCTGGTAGAAGGTGAGTTTCCCGCCTACGTGCCCTCTATTATATATGGACTTACCAAAACGTCACCATATTTACCAAATATACAAAAACTCAGCCAATGAGTCAGCAGCCCTTTCCTTATTCAGTTTAGGGCTATTTCGACTCATTGGAcccatatataattatatgaatGTAAAACCTTAACCTTGGTGACTTACTCCTTAATACCCAAGAATGACCAAAAGCGTATctgtggtataagtggggtaggccacagctttatttgaaTAATAAAccagaaaataaacaaacatatgtAAATGTGTGTGTCCATGCCCCTCCTCCGAgtacctcttcctcttcctcctggatgctccgctgcgatccagcgagcatgtaggccAATGTTTCCTGTATCTGGGCATGGACCCTCCCGCCATCCAAACAGGCAGTGTACCGCCTCCACCctacacctgcctgttggcccccccaccTAAAAGCACTAGCGCCCTTTCCAAACCATCCCGAATACCTGACAGAAATATATCGGTACCAATAGCGTTGAGGTGCACCCCGTCTTTCAGAAGCAACTTCTCATTttccccttccaactccaagtgGCGCACCGTCACACCCCCCAAAGACTTGACAAATTTAGAGACTCTAATGTTCAGCACTCTCCTGGCCCGTTCGATAGCGGTTAGGTCGCGAGCACCACGCCAACAAATGCGAGGCACAATCTCCGACCAGACAAGTACTACCTGGCCGAAGAAGTCATATACCCGGCGAAGGTCCTGCCTTATCATGGTGATAAGCTCCGCCAACTTGACGTGACCCAAGTCGTTTCCCCCGGCATGGACTATCACCACCGCCGGGCCGGGCGTCAAACGACTAGCCGCCACGATATCCGGCAAGACTTGCCGCCAACGGAGCCCGCGAGAGCCCCGCCAGCGAACATCCACGCCCTCCAAGCCAAAATGCCGACCGCCAGGCCGAACCTCCGCCCTCTTCTCCGCCCAATACAGGAAGGAATGCCCAATCAGCCATACAACAACCGGACCGCCATCTAGAAACAGAAGAAAACAAAGGAAGAAAAACATAGCA contains:
- the LOC142209950 gene encoding uncharacterized protein LOC142209950, yielding MADATRSSEMAAAELPGGGASPLLFGDASLEGAGLACDVGNAAGSVGAEGAGLTAGSSVQDKALPGPVVFSDPAGEGSTSKSSSSEDSRYRRSSGRHRESSRRRSSRRRHRSRARLDRRRTPRSRSSSRSRRSFSRSDRRLHGGSRHSSTLQESRRGSPAAVRPERAASSSSQTRRQELQPLPTAPVPAEPLPIQAGSQHDGGPVVVWLIGHSFLYWAEKRAEVRPGGRHFGLEGVDVRWRGSRGLRWRQVLPDIVAASRLTPGPAVVIVHAGGNDLGHVKLAELITMIRQDLRRVYDFFGQVVLVWSEIVPRICWRGARDLTAIERARRVLNIRVSKFVKSLGGVTVRHLELEGENEKLLLKDGVHLNAIGTDIFLSGIRDGLERALVLLGGGANRQV